The genome window GGCGGCGAAGCCGGGCGGCCGCCCGGTCGCGGCCCCCACCAGCCGGGCCAGCGACTCCGCGACGGTGTTGTCGCTCTGGGCGAGCGCGTCCGCCACGACGTCGACCAGCGGCGCCGACCTGACCTCTCCCAGCACGGCGCTGCCGGCGGGCGCCGGGCCGCCCCGGACCACGGCGGCGGGGTCCGCGCGCACGCCCCGCTGGGCCAGCAGCCCGGCGAAGGTCCGCGCGACGTCCATCGCGGGGTCCAGCGAGCGGGGGGCGTAGTTGGCGGGGGTGGCGCGGCCCGCGTCCAGGGCCACCGACGTCAGCGGAGCGACGTACCCGGCGGCGACGTCGCCGCTGCCCCAGCTCGCGTCCAGCTGGGGCGAGCCGCCGGTCAGCGAGTCGTCCAGGACCACGCTGGCGCTGGTCGAGCCGCGGGCTCGCAGGGAGGCGGCCACCGCGTCGGCGAGGTCCGCCAGCCCCGCGCGGCCCACGGTGGCGCCGGGGTCCCCGCGGCCGGCGGTCAGCAGCTGGTCACCGCCCCCGACGAGCACCACCTGGCCCGGGGCGGCGCCGGCGACGACGCGCGTGGCCAGCGTCGCGTCGGGGCCCAGGACGTGCAGCGCGGCCGTGGCGGTGAGCAGCTTGGCCACCGACGCGGGGACCTGCGGCCGGTCGGCGCCGGAGTCGAGCAGCACCCGTCCCGTGGCCGCGTCGACGACGCTGGCCGTGGCGCTGCCGCGCAGGGCGGGCGCGGCCAGGAGCGGGCCCAGGGCCGCGGACAGGGCCGCCGGGTCGGGCGCCGGCGCGGACGGGTCGAGCGGGGCCAGCGCCACCGGGGCCGGGGGGCGCGCGGCCGCCGCCGGCGGCACCGGCGGGGCCGGCACCACCGGCGCGGGTGCGAGCGTCAGCACCCCCGGGGCCGCGCCCGCCGCGTCGGCCACCGCGTAGCCGCCGAGCAGGGCGGCCGTGACGGCGGCGACAGCGGCGGTGCGCAGGCCGCGCCGGCGGCCCGGGGGACGCGCCGGCTCCTCGGCCGGCGACCCGGTGGCGGGGGACGGCGCCTCGGCCGCTGGCTCCCTCGGCTCCGGCGCGATGGGCGCCTCGGGGCCCACAGCGGGGTCGTCCGGGGCGGGCCGGGGCGCGTCGTCGGCGTCCTGGACCGCCACCGGGGGCGTGCGCTCGGGTGGACCTGCCACGGGCTCCTCGTCTCGCTCCTGCTCCGTGCGGGACACTACGGCCCAGAGGGCCGCGTGGAGCGGCCGTTCCGCACGCGGCGCACGCCGTGTCCGGGAGGCGAAGGACAGACCTGGAGGTCGCCGTGGAGTTCGACGTCACGATCGAGATCCCGCGCGGGTCGCGGAACAAGTACGAGGTCGACCACACGACGGGCCGCATCAAGCTCGACCGGATGCTCTTCACGGCCACGCGCTACCCGGCCGACTACGGCTTCATCGAGGGCACGCTCGGGGAGGACGGCGACCCGCTGGACGCGCTCGTGCTGCTGGAGGAGCCGACGTTCCCCGGCTGCGTGGTCCGGTGCCGCGCCATCGGCATGTTCCACATGCGCGACGAGGCCGGGGGTGACGACAAGGTCATGTGCATCCCCGCCGGGGACCCGCGCATGGACCACCTCAAGGACCTCCAGGACATCGGCGAGTTCCACCGCCTGGAGATCCAGCACTTCTTCGAGACCTACAAGGACCTCGAGCCCGGCAAGTCCGTGGAGGGCGCGCACTGGGTGGGCCGGGCCGAGGCGGAGGCCGAGATCGACGCCTCCGTGCAGCGCCTGGCCGACCACGGCGGCCACATCACGTCGGGCTCGGACGCCGGGCAGCGCCCCGACGTCCGCTCGCAGGTCGGGCACGGCCCGGCCGCGGACGCGCCGCAGCAGGGCTGAGGCCGGCGGCCGGCCGACCCCCGGCGCCCGTGGCGGCGCTGGGGGTCAGACCCTCCCGGCCCAGGTCATCGAGCCCGCGTAGCGCGTGCCGGTGACCCGCACGTCGAGGCCGGTGCGGGGCGCCTCCACCATCTGCCCGCCGCCGGCGTAGATCGCCACGTGGTAGACGGTGGAGGGGTCGTCCGGGTCGGTGCCGTAGAAGATCAGGTCGCCCGGTCGCATGTCGTCGTAGGAGACCTTGCGCACGGCGACGTACTGCTGGGCGGCGGTGCGCGGCAGCGACACCCCCGCGGCGCGGTAGGCCGCCTGGGTCAGGCCCGAGCAGTCCCAGCTGTCGGGGCCGGTGCCTCCCCACTGGTAGGGGTCGCCGAGCTGGGTGCGCGACCAGGCGAGCGCGGCGGCCGCCTGCGAGGAGCTGGCCGTGGAGCTGCCGGACGGCACCGGGCCGGGTCCGCCGCCGGAGGAGCCCGAGGAGCCCGAGGAGCCGGACGAGCCGCTGCCGGACGAGGACCCGGCCGAGCCGCTGCTCGAGGAGCCGGACGACGACGAGCCTCCGGTGCCCGCGGCCGCCTGCCGGCGCGAGCGGTCGTTGCGGGCGGCGGCGTCGGCCGCGGCGGCCGCCTGCGCGGCGAGGCCGGCCTGGCGCTGCGCGGCCAGGGCGGTGCTGATGCCCTGCAGCTGGGCGAGCTGGGCCACCAGCTGGGCGCTCTGCTGCTGGGTGGTGGCGACCGCGGCGGTGGCGGCGTCGGCCATGGCGCTCGCCGCGTCGCGCGCGGTGGAGGCCGCGGCGGCGGCCTGCTGCTGCTGGGCCAGGGCCTGAGCCGACTGCTGC of Quadrisphaera sp. RL12-1S contains these proteins:
- the dacB gene encoding D-alanyl-D-alanine carboxypeptidase/D-alanyl-D-alanine endopeptidase, with translation MAGPPERTPPVAVQDADDAPRPAPDDPAVGPEAPIAPEPREPAAEAPSPATGSPAEEPARPPGRRRGLRTAAVAAVTAALLGGYAVADAAGAAPGVLTLAPAPVVPAPPVPPAAAARPPAPVALAPLDPSAPAPDPAALSAALGPLLAAPALRGSATASVVDAATGRVLLDSGADRPQVPASVAKLLTATAALHVLGPDATLATRVVAGAAPGQVVLVGGGDQLLTAGRGDPGATVGRAGLADLADAVAASLRARGSTSASVVLDDSLTGGSPQLDASWGSGDVAAGYVAPLTSVALDAGRATPANYAPRSLDPAMDVARTFAGLLAQRGVRADPAAVVRGGPAPAGSAVLGEVRSAPLVDVVADALAQSDNTVAESLARLVGAATGRPPGFAASAQAVLEQARAAGVDTTGAVLVDGSGLGAGSRVPAAAFTSVLVEAVRRPELAPLLEAMPVGGLSGTLAERFADPGSAPAAGVVRAKTGSLTGVSSLVGTVVDADGRQLAFAVLADGTGPTTPARQALDAVAAALTGCGCRAG
- a CDS encoding C40 family peptidase, translated to MHGSSPDHPRPSREDLRSGGGGSPRRRTRAARAAGALLVVGLALGLQPAGATAPASAAPRTPSQAEVDAARAAVGSTASQVAQVQAQLDAAQAALSTAQVQAAVAAEAYDAAEAELATRTTAAQSAAAAASDAQQRADQARAAVGRLAAGSYRSGGGLDRVSAFMSADGPQDLLDRAALLDTVSQSADHAYEQLRAAESVSALLQQQSAQALAQQQQAAAAASTARDAASAMADAATAAVATTQQQSAQLVAQLAQLQGISTALAAQRQAGLAAQAAAAADAAARNDRSRRQAAAGTGGSSSSGSSSSGSAGSSSGSGSSGSSGSSGSSGGGPGPVPSGSSTASSSQAAAALAWSRTQLGDPYQWGGTGPDSWDCSGLTQAAYRAAGVSLPRTAAQQYVAVRKVSYDDMRPGDLIFYGTDPDDPSTVYHVAIYAGGGQMVEAPRTGLDVRVTGTRYAGSMTWAGRV